The stretch of DNA ATATAGATGTGGCACAGGGATAACGCGGTCAGGATCGGATCCAGGATCCAAACGATGAGGGGTAGGTtaactttttctttctctagcCCCTCTATTCttcatcctcccctctcttcaTGGGGGATCAGTGTCCAGGGGGGGCTGGAGCTCCCACAAGCCTCCATGCTGAATCCACCCCTGTGAGTGCGACACAACTGATATAGGGGTTGTTTaattaaggctaaaaagtttagcttcatgtcacatcggatgtttggatactaatttaaagtattaaacatagactaataaaaaaacttccataaatgagtggtaatccgcgagatgaatttttaaacctaattaatccataattggAGCATGTTTAttatagcatcacatatgctaatcatgggttaattaggtttaatagatttatctcgtgaattagtccaaaattatggatgagttttattaatagtctatgtttaatatttataataaacatcattcgatgggacaaaaaactaaaaataaatcttgcACAAAACAATGGCACAGATGCAAGGATCGTGACGTTGTCTCACTCTCGTCTACTACTACTCCAGTAGACGATGCATCTCCGTCACACAAGAACAAAACGCTGCAGTACAGCTTGCACAGTGTGGTACTAGTGTACTACCCTCACGTGACAACGTCACGATTCCTTTTCACGGTTGATTATTTCTTTACGCGAATGCTTTCTAAACTGATGTCGGACAAAAGttatcttttataaaatatttttatacaaaagtttatcatGAAACATTTCTAAacagttaatttcattatttataccatgaaatagctattataaaataagataataatttatctttcatcttaacctaataaaaaacacaaacaaaagcaCTGCAACAAAATACATTGGAATTAAATTGCTTCCCGTGAAACAAGCTGAGCCTCATCCAAATGTCGTTGAATTTTGaagcttaatttaatttttttataaaaacacagCCGCACACACACTCTCCCCTAAAAATGCACGCGCGCAAACCCCTCCTATGAGCACCACCACTTCTTACTTTTGAATTTGGTGGGAGCCTGCCAAGCGGGAGACCCAGAAAGAAGCCATCGGATCTTCCTAAATTCGTATATAATTTACAGGGTTTGGAATAAAAAAGAGCTTTCTTATGGCTAGAGGAGTGCTATCAAGGAGATGATAATTTGTTAGCTGTGTATCAGTGTAGAGAACTAACCGATTTATTGCTAATGGAAGCGTTTTTTCCCAGCTCTTAATAAAGAGAATATGCGATGTGTATGAGGCACCCATTACCACATACGGTTCCTCTTTACACGAAGTCAGGATCAAGCACTACGAATTCCTGAATAGGGAGAGAAATGTTGTTAAACTATTCATGATTGACTTGACACCGTGTAGTCGTCACGGGCGTCTCGTCTCCTACTAAAAGCACAAAGCCGTTAAAATCTTGCAAAATTCTACTGAAAGCAGTTCTCGCCCTTGCCTTGGATTCCCCTCTTTTGCATGAGATAGAAATAAGGAATTGCAGACAAGACATCTTGCAAACAAAAGGAGTCGAAACCCAGGACCTCAGGTGTTACTAAGGCCTTATATAACCATTAGGCTACAGGCCCTTACGCGaagcttaatttaattttagaattagttTGAAGGGATTTTAATTCTTATCCTAGTTTGTTTTCGGGCACCACCCTTTCACCCTCACTAATTTTGAACTCATTTTGTATCCAATACTAACCACAAGTATGCTAAACAAACATGGGCAAAAATCTTACTTGTTACAAATGCTTGAAAAGAGGTAGGAATCTATCAATATTGGACAACCTAGTTAAGCTGtaacatataattttgttgtcgtagctaaaatttatcttCCTTAAAACCATTGGTAGCATGATTATTGCGTGGCAATCATAAAAACCGCAATGAATTTGTCTTCTGATCGTAAATTGGCAGTAGGAATGGTTGGCTCCCATTATTTCGCTTTTTAAGTAGAAAAGATGAAACCATATGTtagtataaaactaatttatgggtaaacttttatatatgtgttcacatttactcaaaaacaaaagctaTAGAACAAAGcactataaaaaacaaaaaaaatctagtttaaaatttaaattttagcttataagccgTTGTAACCATGAAACAATGAAAGCCGTGTTGTCACACTAAATGTATTTAGTGGTCTCAAGCACAATCTGTCGCCGGTCAAACCGAGAAAACTCGACGCATGACGGTTCTGGCACTGTTTAGTTGcgcgaaaagaaaatttttaggtgtcaTGTCCTGTTTGATCGAATATtagaaattagtttttaatacgaatgaaaaaacgaactTCATACCTCGGCTCAAAAccgcgaaacgaatcttttgagcctaactaatccATCAATAACTCatgtgcaattattttttatctatgcttAACACTCTCTTTAGGTGGgtaaagatttgatgttatgttttgggggaaaaaattggaaactagACATGCCCTCTATCTCGTTTCACCAGGGTGACAGCGTGGCTCAAGATGAAAACCGTCAATTGCTGAATCCAGgaaaagaatttgaatttataaaaaaattatccaaatgactataaaaaatccaaacatccaatatgacaagaacttaaaaaaaatcctaagaCCAGTCTCACTGCATAGTTTTATAGCATAATTACCAAGACGGTAAACTAGACAGCGGAAtcagatgagttttatggagATAAAACTACTCTCTCATTTCATAAAACTGCCTCACTTAATGATCGTGCCAATTCAGACCCTGTTTGGATCCCATGACTTTTTTAGTcgatgtcacatcgaatgtttggacactaattagaagtattaaatatagactattaataaaactcacttcatattttggactatttcacgagacaaatctattgagtctaattagtccataattaacgAATGTGATGTGATGCtgcaataaatatttgctaatcatggcttaattaggtttaaaaattttgtctaataaaatagattttatttatataattaattttgttatcagtctaaaTTTAACATGGTTAATTAACGTCCGGGCTTAAAAAAGTCTCTCTGTACAAACAACATCGCTAAAATGATACCCATGAATCCCACGGTTCGGTAACTTTGCTAAACAGTGGACGCTGCCCAGCAACAGCAGTACAACCCAAAAGTTACTGTGCTCCTTTTTCACCCTGATGTCACAGTCGCAGCCACAGTACACGTAAAGAAAAATGTAAAGGCTACGGCGCCGTAGAATGACGGATCTACCCCTACCCAACCAGCAGACATGCTCACGAGCCTATGCGGATCCCCCCAGTATTCACGTTTCTGCCCCTCGCCACGTGGCCTCGCCAGGTGTCCGCTGACGtggcctcctccacgccgcgcGCTGGTATAAATTGtgcctcctcccgctcccaccTCACGCAGCTCGCTCGCCGCGGAGGGATTTGGCCGGAGAggtagacgacgacgacgacgaggaggagagatTGCGTTTATGGTGGCTGCGGTGCGCGCGCCGGCGTCTGTCTCGAAGCTGGCGGCGATGGTGGagctgtcgccgccgtctcctgcGGTGGGGGAGAGGTACTCTGATGTCGACACGACGGCGCCCAACTCGAGCCTGAGCTCGGCGAGCAGCACGGGGACCCTGGCGCGGTGCTCGAGCCTCTCGCGGCTGTCGTTCGactgctcgccgtcggcggccgTGGCGTCGTGCTCGCCGACTcagacgccgacgccgccgagggACTCGGTGGTGTGCCGGCCGCACAGGTCCGGGGACGTCGCGTGGGCGGCCATCCGCGCGGCGTCGACGACCTCCGCGGAGCCGCTCGGGGCGCGGGACTTCAAGCTGGTGCGgcgcatcggcggcggcgacatcgGGACGGTGTATCTGTGCCGCCTCCGGAGCTCGTCGGCGGAGGGCTCGCCGTGCCTGTACGCGATGAAGGTGGTGGACCGGCGGGCGGTGGCGAAGAAGCAGAAGCtggagcgcgcggcggcggagaagcgGATCCTGCGGCTGCTCGACCACCCCTTCCTCCCCACCCTCTTCGCCGACTTCGACGCAACCCCTCACTTCTCCTGCGTCGTCATGGAGTTCTGCCCCGGCGGCGACCTCCActccctccgccaccgcatgccctcccgccgcttcccgctcccctccgcccgcttCTACGCTGCCGAGGTGCTCCTCGCCCTCGAGTACCTCCACATGATGGGCATCGTCTACCGCGACCTCAAGCCGGAGAACGTCCTCATCCGCGCCGACGGCCACATCATGCTCACCGACTTCGACCTCTCGCTGCAGTCcaccacgtcgccgtcgctcgaCGAAGGCGAGAGCGACGAGCCGGATACggccgctgccggcggcgtcTCCTGCTTCCCCGACCACCTTCTCCGGTTcaagcgacggcggaggaggcgacgcGACGCGGCTGGGGCTGTggctgcggcgccggcggcaccgGTGGTTCCTCTGTTCGTGGCGGAGCCGGTGACGGCGCGGTCTTGCTCGTTCGTCGGGACGCACGAGTACGTAGCTCCCGAGGTGGCGAGCGGGCGCGAGcatggcgccgccgtggaCTGGTGGGCCTACGGGATCTTCCTCTACGAGCTCCTCTACGGCCGCACCCCgttcgccggcgccaccaacGAGGCAACGCTCCGCAACATCGtccgccgcccgctcgccttcccctccggctccggctcatGCGGcccggccgacgccgacgcgcgcgACCTCATCGCCCGCCTCCTCACCAAGGACCCCGCCACCCGCCTCGGctcccgccgcggcgccgccgacgtgaaGTCCCACCCGTTCTTCAAGACCCTCAacctcgccctcctccgctcgtCCCGCCCGCCCGtcgtccccggcgccggcgcgccgctgcACCGGTCGCAGTCATGCAAGGCGGCGCCgacaacgccgccgccgaagccggcaaacaccaccaccacctaccGCTTCGACCTCTTCTGAGCATGGTGACCGTTGCTGTCTGCGTGCGATGCGACGGCAGcctcgtcatcgtcgccgcggGAGGGTAGAGACATTGCCGGCGGGAGACACGCTCCGGCCACCGTGACATTAATTTCGCATTTGACCTAAGCTAGCAGCTCGCCACCACTACCGTTGAATGTACACACTGTTAATTACTGCTCCTAATCACCTCTGTTAGTGTTAATCTAATAGTATAATCTAATCTAGTTTCAGAATCACACTGATCAGTGCAACTGTTTGTGAATCAGCTGCGTATCATCTCTACCAAACAGAAGAGTAATCAGGACTCAGGATTTCCtctatataagtattttttttttgcatttttcaaaataaattttgttgaaaaaacataaaaatctctatattttaaaacgaagACAGAAgcagtaaaaaattaattgactATTTAGTTTGatggaattttagaggaacaGAACATTATAAATATCCTGAAGAATTAGAAAAAGAAGACTGCTTGATAGAAAATCCATTCATGGGTTTCGAATGAAACTATTTTGCATAAATATCATGTGAAATTCTTATGTTTTTGAAGGAGCCATGAACAGTGGAGGAAATAATTATGGAAGGAGGATGGCGTTGGTCGGGGGTAATTAAGCAGGTGATCACATGGGTTGCAGGTTAGCGCGGTTCATGGATTGGGTTCTTGGTTGGTGATTACATTAATGATCCGAGTTGACCTGTCCCGTCTCCTTGTCTGCTCCCCTTCTGCTTGTGGTTGTTTGGTGACATTTTGTGGAGTGGTTTTGGTTGCTGGGGAGAGAGGTGACATTCCAGCAAGGCTGATGCCCACTTTACCGCAATTTTTTGGAGCCATTTGCAATGCGCATATACTGTGCATCTACTTCCCATGTCTGggaaaatgttttattttgctgCCACTCATCGCGAGAggattttattcaaaaatttatataattattgattattttgttatgatttaatttattactaaagtaattttggtatgatttataattttatatatttaaataaaagttttgaataaaacaaagggtcaaacataaatataaatataaaagttcactgcgttaattaaaaaaaatcagagagggtatattataggattttttttatgtctagatttatctatttcttTCATCTTGTTTATagttataatccaaaatttaaactttcaaccatacattttgagttttttcattgtattttttagcttttgcttttagattttcattttatatataatatatgtagtttgccttttttaattaaaaatgcgAAATAATACTCTCTAGACAATGCTATGCtataaagtattatatatatatatatatatatatatatatatatatatatatatatatatatatatatatatatatatatatatatatattctaagaCGGATTTAGTAAATCGTAAGGTCTCGCAAAATTAAAGACAACACGATTCCGTTGCCGGTCCAAATAGTGTCAACAGCCATGGGCATACATCTTTAGAAAAAAGCAAGAAAAACTCAATGAAAACTTGCATGCTTTTGTAATTTGAACAGTCCATCGTGTGGATGCTTTTGGTTTTTCTTCTCCCTTTTTATGAACAAAAAGTAGTAGTATCGGggtttaggccttgtttacaagtttccaaaaattttttccaaaaacatcacgtcgaatctttagacatctacgtaaaacattaaacatagataaatcaaaaaactaattgcacagttatgaaagaaatctggagacgaatcttttgagcctaattagctcatgattagccataaatgctatagtaaccaatatgtgctaatgatggattagttaggctcaaaagattcgtctcgcggtttctaggctagccgtgaaatttgttttttcatttgtgtccaaaacCCCTTCtaatatccgatcaaacatttaacatgACActtcttcaaaaaattttcaaacaccaccttaaacATCTGATTGCAAAAGAAATTGGTTTGCGTGACGATGAATCATGGTGTGTTGACCAGGAGGCCCACAAGGCAGAAGAGAGAACGTGCATGGGCGTTGGGTTGGCCCATGCACGCGTGCTGCTGTTTCTTTGTTCGTCCGTTGCTGCCTTGTGCCTTTACTCCTGTATGTACTGTGCCTATTAGTAGTAAGTCCCATTCAGCAGGTACGGCTTACTATGCTTAGCTCCTCTGAATcacatgaaagaaaaatagaagtattttaacataaatataagtataaaatagaaaattacaaaacaaatgactGTTTGATTAGACCGTAAGAAAAACACAATaatttaaggagagataaagactcgaAGGATTTTTCTATGAGATTCAACCTCTTGTTAATATAGGAGGAGAcattctatataaatttcatagggttcattcctttgattcaaaaggtattgtatgaaaaaaaatctataataaaattctctaaaattcctatgaattttcTTCGAATCAAAGGGAACcttagtggctgtttggatccagagacTTTTGTAGTCCTTTGTTACATTAGatatttggacattaattatgagtattaaatatagaccgataacaaaactaaccgcataaataaatattatttcattagacaaatttttaggCCTagttaatccatgattagtaaatgtttattgtagtatcacatttactaatcatggactaattaggctcaatagattcatcttgcgaaatagtccagtatgaggtgagttttgttaatagtatatatttaatacttctaattagtgtctaaacatttgatacaacagtgataaaaaaagttagaggAAAACAAACCGGGTCTTACTATAGTAACCAAGGAAGcattttaaacaaatttcaaaattaagttgaaCTTTTAATAATAGTAGACTGCACTAATTACCACCTTTTATTACccgaattttattttggaccgCCCCTTTAACATATACTTTTGCTATTCTTATGGTTCAGACCACACGAACAACTTTTTAACCTTTCGAAAATGAACATATATAGATGGTAGTTCACCCCATAATCGACTACTACTCAAAAAGTAatgaatcaattttttttataatagatatattGGCTTGCTGCCCCTGTAATATGGGGTTGGTTGATGGAATACTCAAATTACATAG from Oryza brachyantha chromosome 12, ObraRS2, whole genome shotgun sequence encodes:
- the LOC121056033 gene encoding protein kinase PINOID-like, coding for MVAAVRAPASVSKLAAMVELSPPSPAVGERYSDVDTTAPNSSLSSASSTGTLARCSSLSRLSFDCSPSAAVASCSPTQTPTPPRDSVVCRPHRSGDVAWAAIRAASTTSAEPLGARDFKLVRRIGGGDIGTVYLCRLRSSSAEGSPCLYAMKVVDRRAVAKKQKLERAAAEKRILRLLDHPFLPTLFADFDATPHFSCVVMEFCPGGDLHSLRHRMPSRRFPLPSARFYAAEVLLALEYLHMMGIVYRDLKPENVLIRADGHIMLTDFDLSLQSTTSPSLDEGESDEPDTAAAGGVSCFPDHLLRFKRRRRRRRDAAGAVAAAPAAPVVPLFVAEPVTARSCSFVGTHEYVAPEVASGREHGAAVDWWAYGIFLYELLYGRTPFAGATNEATLRNIVRRPLAFPSGSGSCGPADADARDLIARLLTKDPATRLGSRRGAADVKSHPFFKTLNLALLRSSRPPVVPGAGAPLHRSQSCKAAPTTPPPKPANTTTTYRFDLF